The proteins below come from a single Rhodococcus sp. WMMA185 genomic window:
- a CDS encoding acetyl-CoA C-acetyltransferase — protein MTTEAFIYEAIRTPRGRGKKTGSLHSVKPISLVTGLIDELRVRFPDLDEDRISDLILGVVTPVGDQGMDIARIAVNDAGLPDTVGGVQLNRFCASGLEAVNTAAQKVRSGWDELVIAGGVESMSRVPMGSDGGAWALDPATNYDNYFVPQGVGADLIATIEGFSREDVDAYAVRSQDLAAKAWTGGYFAKSVVPVKDINGLTVLDHDEHMRPGTTLENLAGLTPSFAGVGEMGGFDAVSLQKYHWIEKINHVHHGGNSSGIVDGAALVLVGSEQAGKDMSLTPRARVVATATSGADSTIMLTGPTPASKKVLASAGLTIDDMDLVEINEAFASVVLKFQKDMNIPDEKLNVNGGAIAMGHPLGATGAMITGTVLDELERRGGRYALITLCIGGGMGVATIIERV, from the coding sequence GTGACCACAGAGGCATTCATTTATGAAGCCATCCGCACCCCGCGTGGCCGCGGAAAGAAGACCGGGTCGCTGCACTCGGTCAAGCCGATCTCGCTGGTCACCGGCCTGATCGACGAACTCCGCGTGCGCTTCCCCGATCTTGACGAAGATCGCATCTCCGACCTGATCCTCGGCGTCGTGACTCCCGTCGGCGACCAGGGAATGGATATCGCGCGTATTGCTGTCAACGATGCCGGCCTGCCTGACACCGTCGGTGGCGTCCAGCTCAACCGCTTCTGCGCATCCGGCCTCGAGGCCGTGAACACCGCCGCGCAGAAGGTGCGGTCCGGCTGGGACGAATTGGTGATCGCGGGCGGCGTCGAGTCGATGTCGCGCGTGCCGATGGGCTCCGACGGTGGCGCGTGGGCACTGGACCCGGCCACCAACTACGACAACTACTTCGTACCGCAGGGTGTAGGCGCAGACCTGATCGCGACGATCGAGGGCTTCTCCCGCGAAGACGTCGACGCGTATGCCGTTCGCTCGCAGGATCTTGCCGCGAAGGCGTGGACGGGTGGCTACTTCGCCAAGTCCGTCGTCCCAGTCAAGGACATCAATGGCCTGACGGTTCTGGACCATGACGAGCACATGCGCCCGGGTACCACTCTCGAGAACCTCGCGGGCCTGACCCCCTCCTTCGCCGGTGTCGGCGAAATGGGCGGCTTCGACGCGGTATCGCTGCAGAAGTACCACTGGATCGAGAAGATCAACCACGTTCACCACGGCGGCAACAGTTCCGGCATCGTCGACGGCGCAGCACTCGTGCTCGTCGGCTCGGAGCAGGCCGGCAAGGACATGAGCCTGACCCCGCGTGCCCGCGTCGTTGCGACCGCCACCTCCGGCGCCGACTCCACGATCATGCTCACCGGACCGACGCCTGCGTCGAAGAAGGTGCTCGCGTCCGCCGGTCTGACAATCGACGACATGGACCTCGTGGAGATCAACGAGGCGTTCGCGTCCGTGGTGCTCAAGTTCCAGAAGGACATGAACATCCCCGACGAGAAGCTCAACGTCAACGGTGGAGCCATCGCGATGGGCCACCCGCTCGGAGCAACCGGTGCCATGATCACCGGCACGGTGCTCGACGAACTCGAGCGCAGGGGTGGACGGTACGCCCTCATCACCTTGTGCATCGGCGGCGGCATGGGTGTCGCCACGATCATCGAGCGCGTCTGA
- a CDS encoding GMC family oxidoreductase N-terminal domain-containing protein, which translates to MIDRFANRTAPTRGISHVSRRRFLTGAGLAAGALMLPSMSTVASASPRRALSDGDQVPALVIGSGYGGAVAALRLTQAGIPTQIVEMGRSWDTPGSDGNIFCGMLNPDERSFWLADRTDAPVSNFIGFNINRNIDRYVGVLDSERFSGIKVYQGRGVGGGSLVNGGMAVTPKRHFFEEILPSVDSDEMYDKYFPRANTGLGVNHIDQDWFETTPWYKFARTGRKTAQRSGFSTAFVPNVYDFEYMKKEAAGDVTESALDGEVIYGNNAGKKSLDKTYLAQAAATGKLSITTLHRVTKVEPAPGAGYNVTMEQIDEQGNVIATKVVAADRVFFAAGSVGTSKLLVSMKAQGHLPNLSSQVGEGWGNNGNIMLGRANHMWHSTGSKQSTIPTLGIDNWDDPAAPIFAEIAPLPAGLETYVSLYLAITKNPERARFQFNSNTGKVDLSWTQAQNQPGIEMARAVFDKINKKEGTIYRTDLFGVYKKFGDDFTYHPLGGCLLNSATDNYGRLPEYPGLYVVDGSLVPGNVGVNPFVTITALAERNVEKIIATDLA; encoded by the coding sequence ATGATCGACCGCTTTGCGAACCGAACTGCTCCGACTCGTGGAATTTCACACGTCTCACGCCGCCGCTTTCTTACGGGGGCAGGACTTGCAGCGGGGGCGCTCATGCTCCCGTCGATGTCGACTGTGGCGTCGGCGTCCCCCCGTCGCGCTCTGTCGGACGGCGACCAGGTGCCCGCCCTTGTCATCGGCAGTGGTTACGGCGGCGCCGTTGCCGCACTGCGGTTGACGCAGGCCGGTATTCCTACGCAGATCGTGGAGATGGGGCGCAGCTGGGACACGCCCGGCTCGGACGGCAACATCTTCTGCGGGATGCTCAATCCCGATGAGCGCTCCTTCTGGTTGGCCGACAGGACCGACGCGCCGGTCAGTAACTTCATTGGCTTCAACATCAATAGAAACATCGACAGGTACGTTGGCGTCCTCGACTCCGAACGCTTCTCTGGCATCAAGGTCTACCAGGGTCGCGGTGTCGGCGGTGGCTCGCTGGTCAACGGTGGCATGGCCGTTACCCCGAAGCGTCACTTCTTCGAGGAGATCTTGCCGTCGGTCGACTCGGACGAGATGTATGACAAGTACTTCCCGCGCGCGAACACCGGCCTGGGTGTCAACCACATCGACCAGGACTGGTTCGAGACCACCCCGTGGTACAAGTTCGCACGGACCGGTCGAAAGACCGCGCAGCGATCCGGGTTCTCAACGGCTTTCGTGCCCAACGTGTACGACTTCGAGTACATGAAGAAAGAGGCCGCGGGCGACGTTACTGAGTCCGCACTCGACGGCGAGGTCATCTACGGCAACAACGCCGGCAAGAAGTCGCTCGACAAGACCTACCTCGCACAGGCCGCGGCGACGGGCAAGTTGTCGATCACCACCTTGCACCGGGTCACCAAGGTCGAGCCCGCCCCCGGCGCCGGCTACAACGTGACGATGGAGCAGATCGACGAGCAGGGCAATGTCATCGCCACCAAGGTCGTCGCTGCGGATCGGGTGTTCTTCGCCGCCGGCAGTGTCGGCACCAGCAAGCTGCTGGTGTCGATGAAGGCGCAGGGGCATCTGCCGAACCTGTCGTCGCAGGTCGGTGAGGGCTGGGGTAACAACGGCAACATCATGCTCGGCCGCGCGAACCACATGTGGCACTCCACCGGGTCCAAGCAGTCCACGATCCCGACGCTCGGTATCGACAACTGGGACGACCCGGCCGCGCCGATCTTCGCCGAGATTGCCCCACTGCCGGCGGGACTCGAAACCTATGTGAGTCTGTACCTGGCGATCACGAAGAACCCCGAACGCGCTCGTTTCCAGTTCAATTCGAACACGGGCAAGGTCGATCTGTCCTGGACCCAGGCTCAGAATCAGCCGGGTATCGAGATGGCCCGAGCGGTATTCGACAAGATCAACAAGAAGGAAGGCACGATCTACCGGACGGACCTGTTCGGTGTGTACAAGAAGTTCGGCGATGATTTCACGTACCACCCGTTGGGCGGTTGCCTGCTGAACTCGGCGACCGACAACTACGGTCGCCTTCCCGAGTACCCGGGCCTGTACGTGGTCGACGGTTCTCTGGTGCCGGGCAATGTCGGTGTGAATCCGTTCGTGACGATCACCGCGCTCGCCGAGCGGAACGTGGAGAAGATCATCGCTACCGATCTCGCCTGA
- a CDS encoding GMC oxidoreductase, with protein sequence MFDSRVTRGAKTRSGSDFSRRRFLAGAGLAAGAAAGAVMLPSMSAVASASPRRALSDGDRVPALIIGSGYGGAVTALRLTQAGIPTQIVEMGRSWDTPGPDGKIFSGMLIPDYRSTWLSNQTDQPLAAFLGIPIKMPTQRYTGILDGERFSGIKVYQGRGVGGGSLVNGGMAVTPKRHFFEEILPSVDSDEMYDKYFPRANTGLGVNHIDREWFETTPWYQFARSGRASAERSGFSTSFVPNVYDFEYMKREAAGEVPKSALGGEVIYGNNAGKKSLDKTYLAQAAATGKLSITTLHRVTKVEPAPGAGYNVTMEQLDDWGNVIATKVVAADRVFFAAGSVGTSKLLVSMKGQGHLPNLSSQVGEGWGNNGNIMLARANHVTDPTGFNHSTIPTMGIDNWDDPAAPVFAEIAPLPSGVEMFVAMYLAIANNPERGRFLFNPSTGQVDLSWTQAQNQPGIEMARAVFDKINQKEGTGYRTDLFGGGKQFADDFTYHPLGGCLLNSATDNYGRLPEYPGLYVVDGSLVPGNVGVNPFVTITALAERNVEKIIATDLA encoded by the coding sequence ATGTTCGACAGCCGGGTGACCCGAGGCGCGAAGACGCGGTCGGGTTCAGACTTCTCACGCCGCCGATTCCTTGCGGGAGCGGGACTTGCAGCGGGAGCTGCAGCGGGGGCGGTCATGCTCCCGTCGATGTCGGCTGTGGCATCGGCGTCTCCGCGCCGCGCCCTCTCGGACGGCGACCGAGTGCCCGCCCTGATCATCGGCAGTGGTTACGGCGGGGCCGTGACCGCGCTGCGGTTGACGCAGGCCGGTATTCCCACGCAGATCGTGGAGATGGGCCGTAGCTGGGACACCCCCGGTCCCGATGGCAAGATCTTCAGCGGGATGCTTATCCCCGACTACCGCTCGACGTGGTTGTCCAACCAGACGGATCAGCCGCTCGCCGCCTTCTTGGGAATCCCCATCAAGATGCCCACCCAGAGGTACACCGGGATCCTCGACGGCGAGCGTTTTTCCGGTATCAAGGTCTACCAGGGTCGTGGTGTCGGTGGCGGTTCGCTGGTCAACGGCGGCATGGCCGTGACCCCGAAGCGGCATTTCTTCGAGGAGATTCTGCCGTCGGTCGACTCGGACGAGATGTATGACAAGTACTTCCCGCGGGCGAACACCGGTCTGGGTGTCAACCACATCGACAGGGAGTGGTTCGAGACCACGCCGTGGTACCAGTTCGCCCGGTCCGGTCGGGCGAGTGCCGAACGGTCCGGCTTCTCGACGTCGTTCGTGCCCAACGTGTACGACTTCGAGTACATGAAGCGCGAGGCGGCGGGTGAGGTGCCCAAGTCCGCGCTCGGCGGTGAGGTCATCTACGGCAACAACGCCGGCAAGAAGTCGCTCGACAAGACCTACCTCGCGCAGGCCGCGGCGACCGGCAAGCTGTCGATCACCACCTTGCACCGGGTGACCAAGGTCGAGCCCGCGCCCGGTGCCGGCTACAACGTGACGATGGAGCAGCTCGACGATTGGGGCAACGTCATCGCCACCAAGGTCGTGGCCGCGGATCGGGTGTTCTTCGCCGCCGGCAGTGTCGGCACCAGCAAGCTGCTGGTGTCGATGAAGGGGCAGGGTCATCTGCCGAACTTGTCGTCGCAGGTCGGTGAGGGCTGGGGCAACAACGGCAACATCATGCTCGCCCGCGCGAACCACGTTACGGACCCCACTGGCTTCAACCACTCCACGATCCCGACGATGGGTATCGACAACTGGGACGACCCGGCGGCGCCGGTGTTCGCCGAGATCGCCCCGCTGCCCTCGGGGGTCGAGATGTTCGTCGCCATGTACCTGGCGATCGCGAATAACCCCGAGCGTGGCCGCTTCCTGTTCAATCCGAGCACCGGCCAGGTCGATCTGTCCTGGACTCAGGCTCAGAACCAGCCGGGTATCGAGATGGCCCGGGCGGTCTTCGACAAGATCAACCAGAAAGAGGGCACCGGTTACCGGACGGACCTGTTCGGTGGCGGCAAGCAGTTCGCTGACGATTTCACGTACCACCCGCTGGGTGGTTGCCTGCTGAACTCGGCCACCGACAACTACGGTCGTCTTCCCGAGTACCCGGGCCTGTACGTGGTCGACGGTTCCCTCGTGCCGGGCAATGTCGGTGTGAATCCGTTCGTGACGATCACCGCGCTGGCCGAGCGGAACGTGGAGAAGATCATCGCCACCGATCTCGCCTGA
- a CDS encoding DNA polymerase III subunit gamma and tau: MALYRKYRPATFAEVVGQEHVTEPLSTALDAGRINHAYLFSGPRGCGKTSSARILARSLNCEQGPTSTPCGQCPSCISLGPGGAGNLDVTELDAASHGGVEDTRELRDRAFYAPAESRYRVFIVDEAHMVSTAGFNALLKIVEEPPEHLIFIFATTEPDKVLPTIRSRTHHYPFRLLAPSTMRILLEKICQQEGVPVADPVYPLVIRAGGGSPRDSLSILDQLLAGAGDEGITYPGALALLGVTDVALIDDAVDALAEGDGAALFGTVDRVVDAGHDPRRFAVDLLERLRDLILMQAVPDAAERGLVDGPGDVLEGMNAQAQRIGPATLTRYAEVIHVGLGEMRGATAPRLLLEVMCARMLLPSASDAESAVLQRLERVERGLPPAGAAPAVDVAERSVAAPAETPQAAEREPETRFQRPSKRQAAETVPPPPEPEPEPMPRPAPDPKPAPVPEPEPSPEPMPTPEPVPDPRPVPEPEPTPHPGAEPEATPDRESPSAPEPSQETATPAGIDMTTLREAWNTLREKVSQRNKILPAMLAAATVHDVQGNRLILAHPVPNLGARIASPHNAGVIADVLVEMFGGSWEVEYQEGAASAPPPSVAKVAPKPAKLTGAPRFSRPSREKSTERPQQPESRPADSAERAAQSGPAAEPDDIPPPEAPDYPDDPGPVPPPTDYETSVTPPVSTPEDEEEMFAEAAEPGDPATRRDPEDVAYELLEDVLGAKKIDG, translated from the coding sequence GCCCGCGCGGATGCGGCAAGACGTCATCGGCCCGCATATTGGCGCGATCACTGAACTGCGAACAGGGTCCTACCTCGACGCCGTGTGGGCAGTGCCCGTCGTGTATCTCACTAGGTCCCGGTGGTGCCGGCAATCTCGACGTCACCGAGCTCGACGCGGCGAGCCACGGCGGCGTCGAGGACACCCGTGAGCTGCGTGACCGCGCCTTCTACGCGCCCGCCGAATCGCGGTATCGCGTGTTCATCGTGGATGAGGCGCACATGGTCAGTACGGCGGGTTTCAACGCACTCCTCAAGATCGTCGAGGAGCCGCCGGAGCACCTCATCTTCATCTTCGCCACCACAGAACCGGACAAGGTGCTGCCGACCATCCGTTCGCGCACCCATCACTACCCGTTCCGGCTACTCGCACCGTCGACGATGCGGATTCTGCTCGAGAAGATCTGCCAGCAGGAGGGTGTTCCCGTCGCCGATCCGGTGTATCCGCTGGTCATCCGTGCGGGGGGCGGCTCACCCCGCGATTCGCTGAGTATCCTCGACCAACTTCTCGCAGGCGCTGGGGACGAGGGCATTACCTATCCGGGAGCACTCGCACTGCTCGGCGTAACAGATGTCGCGCTGATCGACGATGCCGTCGACGCCTTGGCGGAGGGGGACGGGGCAGCACTGTTCGGAACGGTCGACCGAGTCGTCGATGCCGGACACGATCCGCGCCGGTTCGCGGTCGACCTTCTCGAGCGCCTGCGCGACCTGATCCTGATGCAGGCGGTACCCGACGCCGCCGAGCGTGGCCTGGTCGACGGACCGGGCGATGTGCTCGAAGGTATGAACGCCCAAGCCCAGCGGATCGGCCCGGCCACCCTCACGAGGTACGCCGAGGTGATTCATGTCGGACTGGGCGAAATGCGTGGGGCCACCGCCCCGCGGTTGTTGCTCGAAGTGATGTGCGCTCGGATGCTGCTGCCCTCAGCCTCCGACGCCGAATCCGCAGTGTTGCAACGGCTCGAACGCGTCGAGCGCGGGCTTCCGCCTGCAGGGGCAGCGCCCGCGGTGGATGTGGCGGAGCGGTCGGTGGCTGCGCCCGCTGAAACGCCACAGGCCGCGGAACGAGAGCCGGAGACGAGGTTTCAGAGGCCCTCGAAGCGACAGGCGGCGGAGACCGTTCCCCCACCACCCGAGCCCGAACCCGAGCCCATGCCGCGGCCCGCTCCAGATCCGAAGCCTGCCCCTGTTCCCGAGCCGGAACCGTCGCCTGAGCCCATGCCGACGCCCGAGCCCGTACCGGACCCGCGCCCTGTTCCCGAGCCCGAGCCCACGCCGCACCCGGGCGCGGAACCCGAAGCGACTCCCGATCGGGAGTCGCCGTCCGCCCCTGAACCGTCACAGGAGACGGCAACACCGGCAGGCATCGACATGACCACGTTGCGTGAGGCATGGAATACGCTGCGTGAGAAGGTAAGTCAGCGAAACAAGATCCTGCCGGCGATGTTGGCGGCGGCAACGGTGCACGATGTTCAGGGCAACCGTCTGATCCTGGCGCACCCGGTCCCCAATCTGGGTGCGCGCATTGCCTCGCCGCACAACGCGGGAGTGATCGCGGACGTGCTCGTAGAGATGTTCGGCGGCAGTTGGGAAGTCGAGTATCAGGAAGGTGCTGCCTCGGCACCGCCTCCGTCGGTCGCGAAAGTCGCCCCTAAGCCGGCGAAGTTAACCGGAGCTCCACGGTTTTCTCGGCCGAGCAGGGAGAAGTCCACGGAAAGACCGCAGCAGCCTGAATCGAGGCCTGCTGATTCGGCTGAGCGTGCGGCCCAGTCGGGTCCGGCGGCCGAACCGGACGACATTCCGCCGCCGGAAGCGCCCGACTACCCGGATGATCCCGGGCCGGTTCCGCCTCCGACCGACTACGAGACATCGGTGACGCCACCGGTCTCCACCCCGGAAGACGAAGAAGAGATGTTCGCCGAGGCCGCGGAGCCTGGCGATCCCGCGACCCGCCGCGATCCCGAAGACGTGGCTTACGAGTTGCTCGAGGACGTACTCGGAGCCAAGAAGATCGACGGTTGA